In a single window of the Rhizobiaceae bacterium genome:
- a CDS encoding sugar ABC transporter ATP-binding protein, with product MTDAILQLSNVRKQFGGSLALDEVDFDLRPGEVHVLFGENGAGKSTLINIITGNLQPDRGQYRLAGETIARMTPALARSTAIAAVFQEFSLIPDLSVEENLFLGREKKGYGVLRRGQMRAEAAAFMARLGFDIPVRANVGALSRAERQMVEIAKALFGEARILVLDEPTASLTDSDANKLFDVIVRLKERGVAIIYVSHRMREIRQLADRITVLRGGRKVATVDGKGVTEAQLVEMMVGRPVEDLYPTVHHKPGRVALEIENLSSKDQRVKNVSLEVCAGEIVGLAGLVGCGKGEIGRLVFGIDAMSSGRILVNGEVPVNQTPRGMLRSRVCYFPADRGRDGLALNRPVRENASAAALDLKSIGGGGWLRSGNERTRVRSVLERLAVRPLAPEQNVAQFSGGNRQKVMLARGLMRDIDVFLFDEPTVGIDVGAKAEIYALMRDLTEAGAAVLLSSSEMPEVLHLAHRIYVMHEGRIVDELVGDERTEANILSCFFGKASKQAGSDAVAVPA from the coding sequence ATGACCGATGCGATACTCCAGCTATCAAATGTCAGGAAGCAGTTCGGCGGATCACTGGCGCTCGACGAAGTCGATTTCGACCTTCGCCCGGGCGAGGTCCACGTGCTGTTCGGCGAAAACGGCGCCGGCAAGAGCACGCTGATCAATATCATCACCGGCAATCTCCAGCCGGATCGCGGGCAATATCGGCTGGCCGGGGAAACCATTGCCCGGATGACTCCGGCGCTCGCGCGCTCGACCGCCATTGCCGCCGTGTTTCAGGAATTCAGCCTCATTCCCGACCTTTCCGTGGAGGAAAACCTTTTTCTCGGCCGCGAAAAGAAGGGCTACGGCGTTCTCAGGCGCGGACAGATGCGCGCCGAGGCCGCCGCCTTCATGGCGAGGCTCGGCTTCGACATTCCGGTTCGCGCGAATGTCGGTGCGCTGTCGCGGGCCGAGCGGCAGATGGTCGAGATCGCCAAGGCGCTGTTCGGCGAGGCACGCATTCTGGTCCTCGACGAACCGACCGCATCGCTGACCGATTCCGACGCGAACAAGCTCTTCGACGTCATCGTGCGGCTCAAGGAGCGCGGCGTCGCGATCATCTACGTGTCGCACCGCATGCGCGAAATCCGCCAGCTCGCAGACCGGATCACCGTGTTGCGCGGCGGCCGCAAGGTTGCGACGGTGGATGGCAAAGGCGTCACCGAGGCCCAACTCGTCGAGATGATGGTGGGCCGCCCGGTCGAGGATCTTTACCCGACCGTCCACCACAAGCCGGGCAGGGTTGCCCTTGAGATCGAGAACCTCAGCAGCAAGGACCAGCGTGTCAAGAACGTGTCGCTCGAGGTTTGCGCGGGCGAGATCGTCGGACTGGCGGGTCTTGTCGGCTGCGGCAAGGGCGAGATCGGGCGCCTCGTCTTCGGCATCGATGCAATGAGTTCCGGTCGCATCCTCGTCAATGGCGAGGTCCCGGTCAACCAGACGCCGCGCGGCATGCTGCGTTCCCGGGTTTGCTATTTCCCCGCAGATCGCGGGCGCGACGGGCTGGCGCTCAACCGCCCGGTCCGCGAAAACGCGTCGGCGGCGGCGCTAGACCTGAAGAGCATCGGCGGTGGGGGGTGGCTGCGCAGCGGCAATGAACGCACGCGCGTGCGCTCCGTGCTCGAGCGCCTCGCCGTCCGGCCTCTCGCGCCCGAGCAGAATGTTGCGCAGTTTTCCGGCGGCAACCGCCAGAAGGTCATGCTCGCCAGGGGGCTGATGCGCGACATAGACGTGTTCCTGTTCGACGAGCCAACCGTCGGCATCGATGTCGGCGCGAAGGCGGAAATCTACGCGCTGATGCGCGACCTCACCGAGGCGGGCGCGGCGGTGCTGCTTTCCTCCTCGGAAATGCCGGAGGTGCTGCACCTCGCGCATCGCATCTACGTGATGCACGAAGGCAGGATCGTCGACGAACTGGTCGGCGATGAACGAACGGAAGCCAACATCCTGTCGTGCTTCTTCGGCAAGGCCAGCAAACAGGCGGGCAGCGACGCCGTGGCGGTGCCGGCATGA